The following DNA comes from Saccharomyces mikatae IFO 1815 strain IFO1815 genome assembly, chromosome: 8.
CATATTCTGGCGTATGGAATTTGCATGTTCGTTGCTCTTCTCCAAGGCGTGGAGGGCGTCCATTTCTACGCCAAATCTGGGGAGACCAAATGTTTTTATGAGCGTTTATCAAAGGGAGACCTACTAATCGGTGATTTAGACCTATTTGTGGAAAACAATGGCCTATTTGAAGAGGACACTGGTGCTAGTTTGACCATATCTGTAGATGAAACTTTTGACAATGACCATCGTGTTCTAAATCAGAAAAATTCGCATACAGGTGATTTTACTTTCACAGCTTTAGAATCTGGTGAGCATAGATTTTGCTTCACCCCATCTCACAGCAAGAAATCCGCTTTACTAAGGGTGTTTATTCAATTAGAAATTGGTAATGTCGAGGCGCTTGAcagcaaaaagaaagaagacaTGAATTCACTCAAGGGGAGGGTAGTCCAGTTAACCCAAAGGCTATCCTCTATTCGTAAGGAACAAGACGCtataagagaaaaagaggCGGAGTTCAGAAATCAAAGCGAGTCTGCCAACAGCAAGATAATGACATGGTCTATATTCCAGTTTCTCATACTAGTGGGCACCTGTGTGTTCCAGCTACGCTAtctgaaaaacttttttgttAAGCAGAAGGTTGTATAGTATGTCCATATTACATGTAGGTTGTCTATATCGCTCATTACGAGCAGGTGCAATGAGCtctttgatgatgaaatatCCCAATTACAACAATGAACAAGTCAAAATGAGAGCGAAAGTACAATAGGAAAGTATATACGACCCAATAAAAATGTGTAGCCATCAGCTAGAAGGTACCATGTCTGAACTTCAGGCACTCAGGTTAGAAAATGCGCGGTTAAAAGAGCAACTGGCCAGAAGAAAGGAGAATAGTAGAGACTATCCACTATCTTTGGAAGAGTACCAACGCTACGGTAGACAAATGattgttgaagaaacagGCGGTGTAGCAGGCCAagtaaaattgaaaagtaCGAAAGTTTTAGTAGTTGGTGCTGGAGGTCTGGGATGTCCTGCCTTGCCCTACTTAGCGGGCGCTGGGATAGGTCAGATCGGCATAGTAGATAATGATGTGGTAGAAACTTCCAACCTGCATAGGCAAGTTCTTCATGATTCAAGTAGGGTCGGTATGTTGAAATGTGAATCTGCCAGACAATCCATCACGAAACTGAACCCACACATCAACGTTGTTACTTATCCTGTCAGATTGAACTCCACTAATGCATTCGAGATTTTTGAAGGTTACGATTACGTATTAGACTGTACGGATTCTCCATTGACCAGATATCTGGTTTCCGATGTTGCTGTTAATTTGGGAATAACAGTAGTCTCAGCATCCGGTTTGGGAACAGAGGGCCAGCTAACTATATTGAACTTTAATAACATAGGGCCATGCTATAGATGCTTTTATCCGACACCTCCACCACCAAATGCAGTGACTTCTTGTCAAGAAGGTGGTGTGATAGGCCCATGCATTGGACTAGTTGGAACCATGATGGCTGTGGAGACTATAAAGCTCATCCTTGATATTTACACCGATAAGAATTTCAAGCCCTTCTTGATGTTATATTCAGGTTTCCCACAGCAAAGTCTGCGTACTTTTAAAATGAGAGGCAGACAAGAGAAGTGCTTGTGCTGTGGCAAAAATCCGACAATAACAAAAGAAGCTATCGAAAAGGGCGAAATCAATTACGAATTGTTTTGCGGTTCGCGAAACTATAACGTATGTGAGCCTGATGAGAGATTGAGTGTTGATGCATTTCAGCATATTTACAGCGATGAGgatttttcaatcaaaCACATCTTTCTTGATGTTAGACCACCCCACCACTATGCGATATCTCACTTCCCAGAGGCAATTAATGTCCCTGTTAAGAAGTTAAGAGATATGAACGGTGATCTTGAGAAACTTCAAGATGAAGTCCCCAATGTAGGAAGGGACAGTAATATAGTCGTCCTCTGCCGTTATGGTAACGACTCTCAGGTGGCTACAAGAATGTTGAAAGATAAGTTTGGATTTACTAATGTAAAAGACGTGAAGGGAGGTTACTTCAAGTATATAGATGATATTGATCAAACCATTCCTAAATATTAGCCTGCGTATATACGTATAATGAATATATGgaacttttttctctttgtttctttcttatttttctgCGTGTTTCAAACTCTATGACGAGACTAATTTCGAAGCATTCAATTTGCCTTTTCAAGCTGCATCTTGTAATTCCTTCAATGCTGAGGCTAAATCTTTTATGAGATCGTTAGCGGATTCACATCCCACAGACACTCTAATCAAAGTTTGATCGATATATGGATCCGTCATTGCTCTCCATTCAACAAGAGACTCAATTCCACCTAGTGAGGTTGCATGatggaaatattttaaCTTGAGAGGCAACTGCTTGCACTGCTCCTTCGTTTGTAAAGTGATTGCAAAGACGGGACCGTATCCACCCACTAGTTGCTTTTTGACGAATTCTTCTCTttgcaaagaagaatgGTAAATCTTTTTCAGTACTTTGCCGAATTCAGATTGGTGATCTGACAAAAATTTTACCAACTTCGTTGCATTTTCTGATTGTTTAGTTATCCTCATTTCGTAGGTCCGTAGGGATCGTAACAACATGAAGCTTTCCAGATTTGCTACGTTCGTGCCCAAATAAATTCTATCGTCTTTCAATTGCCGAGAtgtctcttcttctttaaccACGAGGACACCACTTAATAAATCCGAGTGGCCACCAAAGTACTTAGTAGCAGAATACAAGACAATATCTGCTCCAAAATTCCATACATATTGCAGTGGCGGAGATGCAAATGTGGAATCCACTATGAGGAGGGCGCCTTTTGCATGAGCTCTATGGGCCAAACTCTCAATATCGGATGATGTACCATATGGGTTTACAGGAGTTTCTAAGTGGACAATGTCACCTTCAGAAGcgtatttttcaatatcttccaGGGGATATTGCTTGATGTCGTAATTACGGGACAAGATGTTTGCAATTGCTCGAACACCATGATAGCTCTGTCCGATAAAGATCCTCTTAGGATTATAGTGTACCATTGCCGCATAAAACGCAGCTAAACCAGAGGAATAAATGACTGCATATCCATCCAAGATCTCTGAAAATATGCTTTCCAATCTGGTGCTGTTTGGATGTGCTAGACGTGAATATATgggtttcttttccataaAGTCCAGGTTTTCACGCTCTGTCCATGGAACTAgatcgtcatcatcataacGGAAGGTCGTAGAGACATTGATAGGCGGTGCGACGTCAGTAACTCGGTTATCTTTATCATCGCCATGAATCAAGGATGTTGACAAGTCGACCATTTTGCTTACTCTTTTCACACAATCTGCCTTTACATCAATACAGTCCATCACATTAAGAAAGTACCGATTGCAAGATGTTATCGACGAGTATATCACGTTTATATATCGCGTGTTGCATAAAGCCATTAAGCGATCGCATTTAAAGTTAAGCactcaaaaaaatagaaaccACAGTTGCGCTACCAAATAGAACTTACAAGGCCCCTTCCATAATTTCCAGTGAATGAAAAGAGCCCTCCAATCAGCACACATTAGAAACATTATAAAATGATCACTATACGTGTTTATATTACAGCAGCTGTAGTTCTTTCCAAATGATGATATAACGTAATCGTTGCGACAGACAACACCATTGCATAATTTCACGTGATAACTAGCCCTTTAACCTATGTATATAGCACAATGTAGTTCTTATCATGAAGAGAAgacttttcatttcaaatttatacTCAAACCGTAATATAGCCGCTCTCTGGCTTCTCAGATACTAGTCCTCTGGtctcattttttctattacTCTCTATTAATTCAGACCCTATCATGAGTTACTTAAGCatggtgaaaaaaataggtTCACTAGCgagagaagaaaaggtcttttctttctataaTAAAGGGGAGAAAAAAGTGCATTTATAAAGAACAAACAGGAAGAGTAAAGATAAAAGCTCAGCTTTTCTATGTTCAGGATACAACTGAGAACTATGTCTAGCAAAACAGCAAAAAGTGATTATCCAAAGGAGTTTGTCAGTTTCTTGAACAGCTCGCACTCTCCCTACCATGCAGTTCATAATATCAAGAAGCATTTGATGTCAAAAGGTTTTAAAGAAGTGAGTGAACGTGAATCATGGGCAGGTCATGTCGTACAAAAGGGTAAGTATTTTGTAACGAGAAACGGATCTTCCATTATTGCGTTTGTTGTTGGTGGTAAATGGAAACCTGGAAATCCCATCGCTATAACTGGTGCTCACACTGATTCTCCTGTACTAAGAATCAAACCTATTTCCAAGAGAGTTAATGAAAGGTATCTACAAGTGGGAGTGGAGTGTTATGGAGGCGCTATATGGCATTCATGGTTTGATAAGGATTTGGGCATTGCCGGAAGAGTTTTTGTAAGGGACACCAAAACAGGCAAGTCCATTTCTAAATTGGTAGATCTGGACAGACCATTACTAAAGATTCCTACTTTGGCTATTCATTTGGATAGAGACGTAAATCAGAAATTCGAGtttaataaagaaacaCAGCTGTTGCCGATTGGTGGTTTGCAAAGGGACAACACGAAATCGAAACCGGAAAAAGAGGTTGATAGAAATGGTTTCAGCTCCATCAAAACGATAGTGGAAAGGCATCACGAAGAACTTTTGGCACTAATCGCCAAGGAACTCGCCATTGATAAAGTGGATGACATTGAGGACTTCGAATTGATTCTTTACGATCACAATGCATCTACTCTTGGTGGTTTTAACGATGAATTCGTATTTTCTGGGAGATTGGATAATTTGACGTCTTGTTTCACATCAATGCACGGTTTGACATTGGCAGCTGACACGGAAATTGACCGAGAACCAGGTATTCGATTGATTGCATGTTTTGATCATGAGGAGATTGGTTCATCATCTGCTCAAGGTGCAGATTCTAACTTCTTGCCTAACATCTTAGAGAGATTGTCAATTTTAAAAGCGGACGGTTCAGATGAATCTAAGCCGTTATCGAATTCGTCAATATTGGAAACTTCTGCTAAGTCATTTTTCCTATCATCTGATGTTGCTCACGCAGTTCATCCGAACTATGCAAATAAATACGAAAGTCAACATAAACCTTTGTTGTGTAGTGGACCAGTAGTCAAGATCAACGCAAATCAACGTTATATGACCAATTCACCTGGCTTGGTCTTAGTGAAAAGATTAGCAGAGGCTGCGAAGGTCCCTCTGCAGTTGTTTGTTGTTGCTAACGACTCCCCATGCGGTTCTACCATTGGTCCTATTTTGGCCTCAAAAACTGGTATTAGAACCTTAGATTTAGGTAATCCCGTGCTGAGTATGCATTCTATTAGAGAAACTGCCGGTTCTGCCGATTTGGAATACCAAATTAAATTGTTCAAGGAATTCTTTGAACGTTATACTTCCATAGAATCGGAAATTGTTGTTTAAACTTCAATTTTTAGGTGACCCATAAATCGATATagtgttcttctttttctgcaCGTATAAtaagtaaataaataatcCTGTGATCTGATCTACATAAGCTTTCGCGGGGccttaaaagaaaagtaaaagttttcaaattccaTATGGTCAAATAAAGGAAGAAACAGATCTATTTTCTTAGTAAGTAACTCTAAAGAAAGCAGCAGATAGATCAATTTTGCATGTGTGAAAAGCTACACATATTCGCTAACTATTATATCACACGCAATAAAGAATGAGCGCAAACTTATCGATTGGtaatgaaatcaaagattcaTTTAAGGAAACCCATAAATGGGTTCAAAATAACTTAAAATGGCTGAAGGACattgaacaattttatcGTGAAAGAGCTAAATTAGAGAAAGAGTACAGTGAAAGATTATCTCGTTTATCGGTGGAGTACTTTAATAAGAAATCTTCAACATCGGTCCCTATCTCTGTTGGTGACACTCCTACCACTACGCCTGGGTCTGTTGAAGCTGCAGGTGTGGTCGCATGGAATGAGATCCTTTCTCAGACTGATATGATCTCCAAGGACCATAATCAGTTATCATCTGATTTTGAGAACCATGTAGCCAATCAATTGAGTGGATTGTTCACTAAGCTCGATATGACTTTAAGCAAGATAAATGGGTTTAACAATGACATGGTCAATAAAAAGGATAACATTTACCACGAGCTGGAAAAAGCCAAGAAGGACTACGACGAGGCTTGTTCTACTATGGAAATGgcaagaaataaatatactaAAGCATCTAATGATagaaataagaagaaattaaatgaaaaagaagtggAAATGAACAAGTGCAAAAATGAGTACTTgatcaaaatcaatcaGGCAAATAGAACTAAGGACAAATACTATTTTCAGGATGTTCCTGAAGTGCTAGATCTTCTACAAGACGTAAATGAGGCAAAGACActtttcttgaatgatCTATGGTTGAAGGCGACTTCTGTGGAAAAAGATCTAGGTACAAACGTTAGTAAGAGACTAAAAACTGCGGACTCTGTGGTGAAACAGAATAAACCCTCCCTGAACACAGCCATTTTTATTAAGCACAATTTAAAGAGCTGGAAAGAACCACGAGACTTTATCTATACACCATCACCAGTATGgcatgatgatgaaaagtttGCAGTTCCGACCCCACTTGAAGTCGAGGACTTGAGAATAAAGCTAGCAAAAGCAGAAAATGATTACAATTCATTGCAAGATAAAACTCAAAACGAGTTATCTAAACTATCCACTTTGAACAAGATAAAACACGAAATGAAAACTAACGAGGACAACGTCAGTGCTACTAAATTTTACGATACGTTGAAGGAATATCTAAACATTGTTTCACCTTTCACATCGCACGAGACGATGAAATTACAAGCTGAGGTTCAAATCGAAAGTATTCAAAACAATGTTCCTGAGGAATACGATTTGTCCACAGATAACATTGATCTTTCCaagacaaagaagaaatctgGAATATTCAGTAAACTAAAGTACAACATATTAAATGTCGATTCGAGGCCTTCAAGTAGTGGGAATACTGGGAATGGCAATGGGGGAGCCCTGCATATAACAAGTATTTTCAATACATCGAGAAGAACCAGGCTGGGCGTTGATGCTAACAACGCTGGTGAAGATACAGAGAATACTTCTATACGAACTACCGGTACCGGTAATACACTAAAAACGACACAAACTACCAGTGATGATGGCAGCAATAAAGTATTGTATGCATATGTGAAGCAGGATGATGACGAAATTAGTATTTCGCCAGGCGACAGAATTTCATTGGTTGCACGGGACACAGGTTCTGGATGGACCAAGATAAATAACGACAGCACTGGTGAATCAGGGCTTGTACCCACTACATATATTCGCATATCTACCACTGATACTGCTACAGCAAATAATAGAGGCCCCGCACCAGAAGTACCACCACCAAGAAGGAGCACGCTCCCTATCAGGACCTTAGAAGCTATGTACGCCTATGAAGCACAAGGAGATGATGAGATATCAATTGACGTGGGGGATGTAATTACTGTCATCAgaggtgatgatggtagcGGATGGACATATGGTGAATGTGATGGGCTGAAAGGTCTATTTCCTACCAGTTACTGCAAATGAACGAATGAATGAATTAaaactattattttttttttctttggtccTCACAACTCTGAGAAAGGTACGTTCTATGTTATATATTATGGTATATAGTATATAGCATATATTTTCACGTGATCAATCTACTAGGCGAACACCTAAATTGTTATTTAGGTCCATATCAATATCCATTTCGATGTCTGGTTCgtcttcattttcgttCTCGAATTCGGATTCGGATTCGGATTCCAAAGTGGTTTCCAGATCACAATTTGATCTACAGTTCGGACACATGAATTGAGGATAACTCATAATGACTAGCCTTCTCACACAGTGGAAATGCCAACTATGCGCACATGGTGATATGAAAATCGCTTGGCAAggttttattttgttcagACAAATGGAGCAATCTTCTTGTTCTAAACCCGTAGTTAGTTTTTGTAAGTTTTTTATTCGACTTAGGGCTTCTTTATTAAATGCATTGGCCTTTAATTTCCAGGACTTATTTAACTCTATTTTCATCTTGACACAACGATATATCTCTTCCGTACCGCCACGAAAGTCCATACCCAATTGTATGATGTCGCCGTCATGTAAAGGATAGTCCTTAGAAGTGGTAGACGCCGAAGACAAACGTTGATGGTTCAAAAATGTTCCACTGGAAGACTTAACATCTTTTAAAAACCAATTTCCTTGGTCGTCAACTTTGAAACATCCATGAGTCCTGGATATCACTTTTGATTTGAACACTACGGGATGATATTGATCCGGGATTTTGGAAATTGCCTCCCTCACTCTTTCAGTGTATCTTCCGATGATTATTTGTGAGCCTGCACCCGCAGTTCTGATAATGGGGTCAAAGAAAAGGCCTTGGTTAGCAACAGAGGCGGAAGAAGTATCTATAAAGGGGGTCAGCCTGATGCTGAAAAGCCCGTGCTTGTCCATTCTGTGTTTCAAAGTAGGTTGGTCTATCCGTTCCGGCAGCGAGGTATTTGGTGGAAGATGTATGTCGAGCGAAAAGTCCGTCTGGTTCACTTGATTTGGAGGATATATGAAATGACGGATACTCTTTGTAGTACTCACGGCAGGGGTTGTATTCGTCTCCACAGTGGCTGCggctgttgctgctgctacCGCATTGCTATTGTCACTGCTGTTATTTGTCACGACTAATGAAGTAGCCGTACGCGAAGGCAAAATACCTAATCCATTGGTGACACCATTACTATTGCTGCTATTGTTAGGCGTATCGTTAATGGTGAGAGATATGGATATTGGTAGTCTGATAGGATTATTGAACTTAGCGTGATCCTGAGGAGCAGCGACAGCAGATGCAGCAGATACCGTTTGGTTGGGGGGCGACGAGGGGACAATATTAATAGACATCCAGGAATAACTACTACACACGATTTAAATGCACAGGAAATCGGCActataaaaagaaagttcaCAGCACACGAATGAGAAACGGGGCAGCGAGCAAAAAAGAGTCTGCGGTCTACAGTCGAACCATATACCGAGTACCTcttcaaataatattgaatTTGTACGCTAATACTAACGCGTTTCTACTCCCATACAGGAGCCAAAGGTTACTGCTGATCCCAATGGTAGgttttatcaattttctCATTCTCTTTGTGGGCCGTTAACAATGATATAATATGGCAAACCTGCTTAAAGAGATTGGGAAGACCCAACCCCACAGAGGCGGCAAACTACTACACCTTCCACACTCTCCAACAGATCGCAATGACCAAGGATACTAGCGATACCACCAATATCAACACCACGAAGATTATTGACAAAGATTCCCAaccatcttcatcttcagtaCCAGCGACCTCTAAAGGACCTGTCACTGACAGAACCAAAGTAAACTATGTACCTAAGAGCGACGACCCATCGTCATTTCAATACTACCCAGACGATCCGGAGAATCCGGTCAACAAGTATAAGTTTGCTTTAAAGGCGGACAGTCAGTACTATGACCCCTGTGAGGAGTCCTCTAAGCTTAGTTTTCAGTGCCTCGAGCGCAACGACTACGACCGCTCCAAATGTCAAGAATACTTTGACGCATACCGCGAATGCAAGAAGCAATGGCTGACCGCCAGAAGGAATAACAGGCAGCAATGGGAGTGAAACGATCTTTGTCTTAGGTTTATTCAGCCCATTTCCCTTTTCTATAGAAATGCACTTCGCGACGACAATTCACCCTAGTGCAATGTGAAAAACTAACTCGCAATGACATACAAATAAGCAAGCTAGATAGACTTGCAAGGagtaaataaagaaaattgttgaatatATCTCTACATACTTGTACATACCGAACATAAGAAGCACTTATGGCCGAAAACTCGCTCTTCAGGTTTATCGCTAGAAACAAGGTGGCCATCCTAGCAACGGTCTCTGCGGGGACCGCTGCTGTGGGTGCTTATGTATATTACCAACAGCTcaagcagcagcagcagcagcatcTGAAGGGTTCAAAGGACCACCGGCGCCAGAGTGAAGCATCAACTAACCTTAAAGAAGACGAGGTGGGcttgaagaataaaagcAGCATTGCAAATGagaataagaagaaaaagaacaaacggaaaagaaagaatagaGCGAAATCGGCGGAAGATTTCCAGTGTACTTTCCTACCCAATGGTGAACCTGATATCAGCCAGTTAAAAGGTCTGACGCTTTCTCAGAAACAGACATATGCCGTGCAATTGAAGAACAAAGGTAACCACTTCTTCACCACGAAAAATTTTACTGAGGCCATTAAGTACTACCAGTGTGCCATTGAGTTGGATCCGAATGACCCAGTGTTCTATTCCAACATATCTGCGTGCTACATTTCTACAGGCGACTTGAACAAAGTCTTGGAGTATACTACAAAGGCACTTGAGATAAAGCCCGATCATTCTAAAGCCCTGCTGAGACGCGCATCAGCCAACGAGTCACTGGGCAATTTTACTGATGCCATGTTTGATCTCTCTGTTTTGTCATTAAATGGCGACTTTGATGGCGCCTCCATTGAGCCTATGctagaaagaaatttgaaCAAACAAGCAATGAAGGTATTAAACGAAAATTTATCGAAGGGTGACGGCAGGGGTTCGCAACTTTTACCTTCGAATACATCTTTAACCTCTTTctttggaatttttgacCCTGATTTGGAAATTTCTAGGGTAAACAACAGTTCACACTTTGACACTGCATATGCTCTATTGTCGGATGCCTTGCAAAAACTATATTCAGCGACGAATGAAGGTTATTTAACAGCGGATAAACTTTTTACCAGTGCCACTGACGCGTATCATTCTCTACTTGCCAGTCAGGTTGATGGTcctttaaaagaaaatgctgcTTTGGCTTTCTGCTATACAggtatttttcattttttgaagaataacTTGTTAGGTGCTCAAGCTCTTTTACAAGAGTCTATTAACTTGCACCCAACACCAAATTCATACATATTTTTGGCATTGACCTTGGCCGATAAGGAAAACTCtcaagaatttttcaagtatttCCAGAAGGCTATCGATCTGGATTCTGAGTACCCACCCACTTACTACCACCGTGGTCAAATGTATTTCATCTTACAAGATTACGTTAATGCCAAAGCAGATTTTCAAAAGGCTCAAAATTTATATCCGGAAAACATTTATCCCTATATTCAATTAGCCTGTTTGTTGTACAAGCAAGGTAAATTTACAGAATCTGAGgctcttttcaatgaaacAAAGTTGAAGTTCCCCACTTTACCTGAAGTCCCTGCATTTTTCGCTGAAATCTTGACTGATAAGGGTGATTTCAGTACTGCTATCAAACAGTATGATATTGCTAAGAGGTTAGAAGAagtacaagaaaaaatacacGTAGGTATTGGACCGTTGATTGGTAAGGCCACTATCCTAGCAAGACAGTCTTCTCAAGATCCGACTCAACTGgatgaagagaaatttaATACAGCCATTGCGCTGTTGACTAAAGCTTGCGAATTAGACCCAAGATCCGAACAAGCCAAGATTGGCTTAGCGCAATTGAAACttcaaatggaaaaaattgacGACGCCATAGAGTTATTTCAGGATTCGGCAATTCTAGCAAGAACTATGGATGAAAAACTGCAAGCTACCACATTTGCGGAAGCTGCGAAGATACAAAAGCGTTTGAGAGCAGATCCAATCATTAGTGCAAAGATGGAAATGACACTAGCCAGTTATAGGGCCAAAGGAATGATCTAGAAGGGGTTGTAAATagatatatgtatatatataattatacTTTAATATTTCATAAGGATTCTGCTAAAGCCAAATCTAACTCAATTCTTCTCTTCCAAATATTGTACTGATCGTCTGTAACTAAAATATTTGTGGTTTGGAGCATTGACCCTAA
Coding sequences within:
- the TOM71 gene encoding protein channel TOM71 (similar to Saccharomyces cerevisiae TOM71 (YHR117W) and TOM70 (YNL121C); ancestral locus Anc_2.152), whose translation is MAENSLFRFIARNKVAILATVSAGTAAVGAYVYYQQLKQQQQQHLKGSKDHRRQSEASTNLKEDEVGLKNKSSIANENKKKKNKRKRKNRAKSAEDFQCTFLPNGEPDISQLKGLTLSQKQTYAVQLKNKGNHFFTTKNFTEAIKYYQCAIELDPNDPVFYSNISACYISTGDLNKVLEYTTKALEIKPDHSKALLRRASANESLGNFTDAMFDLSVLSLNGDFDGASIEPMLERNLNKQAMKVLNENLSKGDGRGSQLLPSNTSLTSFFGIFDPDLEISRVNNSSHFDTAYALLSDALQKLYSATNEGYLTADKLFTSATDAYHSLLASQVDGPLKENAALAFCYTGIFHFLKNNLLGAQALLQESINLHPTPNSYIFLALTLADKENSQEFFKYFQKAIDLDSEYPPTYYHRGQMYFILQDYVNAKADFQKAQNLYPENIYPYIQLACLLYKQGKFTESEALFNETKLKFPTLPEVPAFFAEILTDKGDFSTAIKQYDIAKRLEEVQEKIHVGIGPLIGKATILARQSSQDPTQLDEEKFNTAIALLTKACELDPRSEQAKIGLAQLKLQMEKIDDAIELFQDSAILARTMDEKLQATTFAEAAKIQKRLRADPIISAKMEMTLASYRAKGMI